The following is a genomic window from Staphylococcus saccharolyticus.
ACCCTAGGACTGATTTTTAGGTTTACCTATAGCTAATCAATACAACTACTGGTACACTCATTTTAAGAGGGTGAGTTTAAGAAAAGGAGCTAATGCATGAAAAGAATCGAAAAATATGCGGATTCGTATCATAAGCAACGTTATGATATAAGAAAGCCTCATTATAATACGTATTATCAACCAGTAGGTAAACCACCAAAAAAGAAAAGAAGTAAAAGAGTTTTATTAAAAGTTACAATGGCTATTCTTATTATAATAGCGCTGTTTGTAGGCGCAATGTATTTTTTATCCTCAAGAGCAAACGTAGATGATTTGAAAACTATAGAAAATAAAAGTGATTTTGTTTCAGTAGATGATATGCCAGAATATGTTAAAGGGGCATTTGTATCAATGGAAGATGGACGTTTTTATAAGCATCATGGTTTTGATTTAAAAGGTACGACAAGAGCGTTATTTTCTACAATCAGTGATCGAGATGTTCAAGGTGGTAGTACAATTACTCAACAAGTAGTAAAGAATTGTTATTACGATAATGAACGTTCATTCACAAGAAAAATTAAAGAGTTATTTGTTGCTCATAAAGTTGAACGACAATATAATAAAAATCAAATTTTAAGCTTTTATATGAATAATATTTATTATGGTGATGACCAATATACAATTGAAGGTGCAGCAAATCATTATTTTGGTGCAACTGTGAATAAAAATAATTCTAACATGAATCAAATTAGTGTATTACAAAGTGCAATTTTAGCGAGTAAGGTAAATGCGCCAAGTGTTTATGACGTTAACGATATGTCAAATAATTTTATTAATAGAGTAAAAATAAATTTAGAAAAAATGAAACAACAAGATTATATTACCGATGCTCAATATAAAGAATCAATGTCGCAATTAGGTAATTAACAGAATGTTGAATGTCCACTTTTTTATAACAGAAGTAGGACGTTTTTTCATGTTTTTATTAATATTTTCTTTTATGAAATTAACTCATTTTTGAATTGAGTGAGATTGTGCCATAATAAAGTTACTTAATATGAAAAGTTTTATAGAAAAAGTAGGGATGATTGAATGCCAAAAGTCACAAAAATAGAAGTACAAAAAAACAATAAAGAACGCTTTAATCTGTATCTTGATGGAAAATTTGAAATGGGTATAGATATTAATACCTTAGTTCAGTTTAATTTGAAAAAAGATCAACTACTTGAAGAGGTAGATATGCAAAAAATTCAAGAGTTTGACCTCTATCGCCGTGGTGTTAATATGGCAATTCAATATTTATCTTATAAAAAGCGGACTGAGAAAGAAGTACGTCAATATCTTGAAAAATATGAAATGAATCTGAATGTTATTCAACAAGTGATTGACTTTTGCTATAAAGAGAAGCTCATAGACCATGAAGATTACGCTGAGAGTTTAAAGAATACTATGATTAACACAACAGAAAAAGGTCCAGAAATCTATAAACAAAAATTGTATCAACTAGGTATAGAACCAACAGTAATTGACAATTATACTCAGTTATATGAACAACAACAACCGCTTGATGATGTGATTAAAGTAGGAAAAAAGATATTAAAGTTAAAAAAGGGGCATGAAATAAAAGTAAAACAAAAAGTTACTCAATCGTTATTGCGTAAAGGATATACCCTTGACGCTATTCAAATAGTTATGAACGAGTTGGATTTTTTTCAAGATGAAGAGACATTAGATAATTTATTGCAACGTGATTTAGAGAAAGTCTATAATAAAAATTGTAGAAAATATGATGGCAATAAATTAATCATGAAAACGATAGAAGCACTTATGAGAAAAGGTTATAAATATGATAAAATTAAATCTAAATTAGAAGAGAGCGGTATATCTGATGGGACAGAAGAAAATGAGTGAAATGTCATAGCAAGAATTAAGATATGAAATTCAAACATTTAAAGAAAAAATGTGTAAAGCCGAAATAAATGGCATTATGAATGAGTATAATGTATATCAAAGTAAGGTCATAGTAGCTGAGAGTTATTTGATTGATCATAATAAAGTTGAAATTGGAAAAATATATAAACTTAATGATGGCAGCGAACAATTCTTTAAAGTTGAACGATTAAAAGGTGTTTTTGCTTGGGGTTTCAGAATTAATAGCGCTGAACCAGAAGAAGGTTTACCATTAGCATTATTAAAAATTTAGAAGGATGTTTAATCAATGGGAAGCTCAATTGTTTTAAAATTACTTAAGGTCACACATTACTATAGGAACAAAAAGTCGAAAAAATGGTATCAACCTTTTGGATATGATGCTGAGGATATCAACCTTAATAATATTTCTTTGCATATTTATCAAGGTGAAGCCTTAGGTATAATTGGAGAACCAGGTTCCTCTAAAACTCTAATTGGTAGAATTTTAAGTGGTGCTGTAAAACCAGATAAAGGTAAAGTTATATGTAGTGATAATCTCTATTATGGAGATATAGAAGATAAATACGTCAATCATCAAACAGTTCAAAGCTATATCAATGACGTTGTTCAATTATTTCCATATCAAGTTAGTGAGCATAAAGCTGAACAAATTATTCAATGGGCACATTTAGGAAATCAATTACAACATAAAATTTCATCGCTATCAAATAATGAATATGCACAATTGTTATTAAGTATTGTTCGTACATCACAAAGTGCTATTATCGTACTCAATCATGTATTAACATATTTAGACAACACATTTTTTAAACGTGCGATTGAACTTTCAAATGATTACATAAAAGAAAATAAAACATTAGTTCTAATAGATGATGATATTGATAAAATTAGTGAAACGAGCAATTATATTACGTGGGTATCACACGGTCAAATACGTAAAGAAGGATCGTTAAACCAAGTGTTACCTATGTTTAGAGAGCATGAAAAAGACCGTTTAAGTCTTATTTCTACATCTGAAATTGAGAATTTTGATTATGATTGGAAAAAAAATCGTTCATGTACACCTGAAATGACTTATAATTTCAAAAGAATAGAACGTTATAATCATGCGAAGCCTCCAGTTTTTTTAGTTAGATTCTGGACATTATCTGTGAGTTTTTTAATTGGTTTAGCATTAATGGGTATCTTATTCTTTAATGATTTGGGAAGAATTCGCATTGATGATAATAATACGCAAGCGTCAATTCAAAATCAAAGTAAAGATCCTTATGAAGATAAACTAGCTTACGGGTTAGCCTTGAATGGATCAGTAACTTTAAGTGGCTCTAAAAATGTAAAATTACCTAAATATAGTTTAATGACTATTACTGGAGAAAATAGCAAAAAATATCGTATTGAAATGGATCATAAAATGTACGGTATAGAAAAAAATGAGTTATTCTATTTTAATCCGGCTGGTCTATATGAATCACATAGCTTTAAAAAATTATCTCCATATATTAAAACGAATTATAGTACTTATGTAGAATACTTCAACAGTCATTTACACAAAGAACATGATAAAGTTACTAAAACACTTGTTCCATCTAAAGATAGTCGCAATGTGGTACCAATAACACAACAACCTATAAAAATGATTTTTGGTGATGAGGATAAATTAACAGGTTTTGTTATTCCTATAGAAAATAAAACAGAATTAAAGAAAAAATATCATATCAAAAAAGATATTTGGATTACAAAATCAGGTAGTGGTTACTTCATTGCAGATATGAAAGATGACAAATGGATATATATTGAATTGTAGGTGTGAAAATGATAGATAATTTAATAATGTATATTAAAAACTTTCCACATCTTATTAGCTTTTGTAAAAAAAGATTTAAACAATCTTGGAAATGGTTTGCGATAAGCTTAATCGTTAGTCTCATTATGATTTTAGCTATTGAAGGATTTTTTAATTTTAATCATACTACTGACATTATTCAAGCGCGATGGTTATTTAGAGTAGCTGCATTAATTATTTTTAGCATAATAACTCTTTCAATCTATTTGGGATATCGATACTATGTTAAAGATTACATAGTAATGAAATCCTTCCATGTTTCTTCAGTAACGCCTTCAATAGTTATCGCGATGTTAGCGTTGATCTCTATGTTCATTTTGGGGTTAATCATTGCTTTTTTAAAGCCAGTCAATTTTGAAACGTCATTACTTTCGCTTTTATACTATTTAGTAATAAGTGCAATATTTATTAGCATTTCAGCAGTGATGTTCGGGTTATTAAAATATGTTTTTAAGAATGTTGATATTGTATTTATTATAATAAGTGTCATAAGTTTCTTTATGGTTCCAATTTTATTTATTCCGAAAATGCACTTGAATTTACTGAATCATATTCTCATGATCAATCCACTCTATTATTTCGTACATGGAAGTGCACAGTCAGTTGTATTCGGTTCAGTAAGTATGAGCAACATTCCATACCATATATATATTATTCTTTTTATGGCAATGATGTGTGTTATTAATTACGTATTAGTTCGACATATTGCACTTGATAAATATCGAAGTTTATCTGATAGCGAGATGATTTCAAATCATGGAAATAATAGTTATGAAAGCTCTAAAGCTAAAGACAATAAGAAAATGAAAGGTAATGAAGGACAACTGACTGATGATTCTCATGGTTTGTCACAATCTAATGATGATAAAAAATAATTGCTCTGTAAATTTAATGAATTAATTTTTTTAAAAATCAAGGCACCCTAAAACGCGAATTGCAATAGTAGGGTGCCTAGTTTTTTGATATTTCTATTGTGAAAATAATTTACGTTGTAACTTGTCTTCACTAAAGACCCATCCGATGTATGAATGATCTATTTCATTATCATGAGTCAAGTGCGCTATAGCTACAAATGAATAGTGCCCTTTATTAAGATATCTCAAATCCATTAATCTAATTTCAGTTGTACCATCTTCTAAAGGTGTTGTCTGCCACCGATATATTGATGAGAAATTTAAGAAAGTGAATATATCTTTGTTACCTTTGACTTTCCATAATAATGAGTCTGGTGTCATAGATTGACGTTTAACTTTATCTGTGAAATCTATATTCTTCCATCTAGAAACACCCACATAGTCGTGTTTATCAGTTTGTATAGCTACACGCCATATATGAAATTTCATAGTGGGTGCTACAAACACTTTAACAGGATTATGAGAGCGTTCAATATTTTTAAGTGCTTTCTTTTTAATTGCTGATTGCATCATAAATCGAATAATATAATAGATTAACAAGACACCAATCATTGGAAAAATTGCAACATAAGGGTGAACGCCGATAATCCATAATATGACACCAATGCATAAGATGATGAAAATAATAGGATCAAAAGTGTTAATGACACTAAGTTGAATCCACTTATTTGTAATGGGACGTAAAGCTTGAGTACCATATGAATTAAAAATATCTACAAAGACGTGTAAAAAAACTGCAAGCTGTGCCCATAACCACACGTGTAAAGGATCTGTATGATTGAATATAACAAATATTAAAAAGGTTATTAAAATCGGCCATAAAATAGTGAAAGGTATTGAATGTGTAATACCTCTGTGATGAGAAATGTAGGTAGCGTTGTCCTTTAATTTTAAAACGGTGTCACCATCAGGTATTAATGATCCTGCAATTAAAGTAGTGGCTGTAGCAGCGAAAGAGCCCGCCATTCCAGGATCTGTCGTTGCTAATGCAGTGAGACTCACACTTATGACAATATGCGTGGCTGTATCCATAATTGCTCACTCTTTTCATCTTTATTTAATATATATTATAATCTAAAAGTATGAATAACAAAATTAACTTACTTCAATCAGTGTTGTTTTTAATAGTTAATCGCATTATCAAACTTTTAAAATGTAAGCATTTAATAGAAAGGAATAGTTGCATGTATCAAGAACCATCGTTTAAAAAGAATATTGTTGATTGGTTTGACAAAAATCAACGTGATATGCCTTGGAGGGAAACAACTAATCCATATTATATCTGGCTTAGTGAAGTGATGTTACAACAAACTCAAGTTAATACTGTTGTTGATTATTATCACAAATTTATCACACGTTTTCCTTCCATAAAGTCTTTAAGTGACGCCAACGAAGATGACGTATTAAAATATTGGGAAGGCTTAGGCTATTATAGTCGTGTTCGTAATTTTCATACTGCTATAAAAGAAGTCAATCATAAACACGGGGGCGAAGTACCTACAGATCCTGAGATTTTTAAAAAATTAAAGGGCGTAGGACCTTATACTCTAGCAGCAGTGATGAGTATTGCATTCAACCACCCTTTAGCCACAGTGGACGGTAATGTTTTTAGAGTGTGGTCAAGGTTAAATAACGACTTTCGGGATACTAAATTACAAACGACACGTAAGGCTTATGAAACAGAACTAAAACCTTATGTTCAAGATAATTCTGGTACCTTTAATCAAGCAATGATGGAACTTGGTGCTTTGATTTGTACACCAAAATCACCTCTTTGCTTGTTTTGCCCAGTCCAAGATCATTGTGAAGCCTTCCACAACAGGACTACGCAAGAGCTTCCAGTTAAAACTAAAAATATAAAAAAGAGGACATTGAATCAGAAAGTTTTCTTAATCAGAAATGACGAAGGAAAATATTTACTTGAGAAGCGTAAGGATAAACTTCTTAATGGTATGTGGCAGTTTCCTATGAGAGAAGCATCAGTTGCTGATAATAAAATCACGAAAGATATAGGAATTAAAATAGAAACGATTAAAACACCTATTTTTGAATTACGTCATCAATTCACACATATGACGTGGAATATCAAAGTTTATAGTGTTCCGAATTCGATAAATTTATCGAATCGTTTGCTTCCTGATAATTACACTTGGTTTGATTTAGATGATAGAGAACAGTATACGTTTCCTGTTTCTATGGATAAGATTTACCAATTCATTGTGGGATAAGAAATAAATAATAAAGCTGTGGAACTTCTCTTCATTTGTTAAGCTCTTGATATAAAATATGATATAATCTAATTGGCTAAAAACAAAAAGGTGGTGTGGAGTATGGTTGAAGAGTCCATACCTAAAGAAGGAGAAACGATTAAAATTCAGAGTTATAAACATGATGGAAATATTCATCGTGTTTGGTCTGAAACAACTATCTTAAAGGGAACTGACCATGTGATTATCGGAGGTAACGATCACACGTTAGTTACTGAAAGTGATGGACGTACATGGATTACTCGTGAACCAGCGATTGTTTATTTTCACTCAGAGTATTGGTTTAATGTAATATGTATGTTTAGGGAAGATGGTATTTATTATTATTGTAATTTATCATCACCTTTTGTGTGCGACGAAGAAGCACTCAAGTATATTGATTATGATTTGGATATTAAAGCTTATCCGAATGGGAAATATCATTTATTAGACGAAGATGAATATGAGCAACATATGGATCAAATGAATTATCCGCATGACATTGATGTTATTTTAAGAAGAAACGTTGATATTCTACAACAGTGGATTGAGCAGAAAAAAGGGCCTTTTGCACCAGATTTTATTAAAGTATGGAAACAACGTTATAAGAAAATAAGAAATTATTAAGCAAAAAAGATGTAAATTATTAACAAATGTTTTATATTGAGAAAGTATTTTTAGATGCTAATCTTTATACTTGTAACTTCTTTAAATGAGTACAATATAATTTTCAATACAATTTAAATAACATCATATAGAGTGTCGCCATGTATCAGAGGTTGAGACGTTATCATTTGTATTACTTTAAGGTTTCAGAGTGTACAAATGAAATGTGTCCAACCTCTATTCATTTTTATTTAAAATGAATTTAACGTAAGGGGGGGAAACACGAATGATAAAACGATATTTAAAGTTCGTGAAACCATATAGATATCGTATTATTGCAACAATTACGGTGGGTATCATTAAATTTGGAATTCCGATGCTCATACCTTTATTAATTAAATACGCTATAGACGGCGTGATTAATAACCATTCTTTGTCTAATAGTGAGAAATTTAGTCATCTTGGAATTGCCATTGGTATAGCTTTATTTATATTTTTAATCGTGCGTCCACCTATAGATTTTATACGTCAATATTTAGCCCAATGGACAAGTAATAAAATTTTATATGACATACGTAAGCAATTATATAATCACTTACAAGCACTAAGTGCTCGTTTCTATGCTAATAACCAAGTTGGGCAAGTGATTTCTCGTGTCATTAATGATGTGGAACAAACGAAAGACTTCATAATTAACTGGTTTAATGAACATATGGTTAGATTGTGTCACAATTATCATTGCACTATCAATTATGTTCTTCCTTGATGTTAGGCTTACGTTTGCAGCAATTTTCATCTTTCCATTTTATATTCTTACAGTTTACTTTTTCTTTGGTAGACTTAGAAAATTAACTCGCATACGTTCACAAGTATTAGCGGAAGTGCAAGATTTTTTACATGAACGTGTGCAGGGAATGTCTGTAATCAAAAGCTTTGCAATTGAAGATAATGAGGCTCAAAATTTTGACCATCGTAATCGTCATTTTCTACAGTGTGCATTTCAACATACTAGATGGAATGCTTACTCATTTGCAGCAATTAATACAGTTACAGATTTAGGTCCGATTATTGTTATTGGAGTTGGATCTTATTTAGCAATATCAGGATCAATCACAGTCGGTACACTAGCAGCATTTGTTGGGTACTTGGAGCAATTATTTGGTCCTCTTAGAAGGCTCGTTTCTTCATTTACAACATTAACTCAAAGTTTTGCATCCATGGATAGAGTCTTTCAATTGATGGATGAAGATTATGATATAAAAAATGGTATCGGTGCACAGCCTTTAGAGATTCAACGTGGGCAAATTGAATTAAAACATGTAAGTTTTAAATATAATCTAAATGAACATGAAGTTTTACATGACATCAATTTAATCATTAATAAAGGTGAAACTGTAGCTTTTGTAGGTATGAGTGGTGGAGGTAAATCTATTTTAATTAATTTGATACCACGTTTTTACAATGTTACAGAAGGAGAAATTTTAATCGATAATTATAATGATAAAGAAGTTATAGAAGCTGCTAAAATGGCTAACGCACATGATTTTATTACGAGTCTACCAGAAGGGTATGATACTGAAGTTGGAGAACGAGGAGTAAAATTATTTGGAGGTCAAAAACAAAGACTATCGATTGCTCGTATATTTTTAAATAATCCTCCAATTTTAATTCTTGATGAAGCGACGAGTGCACTGGACTTGGAAAGTGAAGCCATTATTCAAGAAGCTTTAGACGTATTAAGTAAAGATAGAACAACGCTTATCGTAGCACATCGATTATCCACAATTACTCATGCTGATAAGATAGTTGTTATGGAAAATGGACGAATCGCTGAAATTGGCACACATCGTGAACTTATTGCTAAACAAGGCGCTTATGAACATCTTTATAGTATTCAAGGTTTGTAATAAAAGTAATATCATTAAATTATAAAACCACCTATTACTTAACAGGTAATAGGTGATTTTTTCAACTTACAAATCAAAGTCTTCATCAGATATATCGATGTCAGAATCTGAACGGTGATAAGTAAAGAAACTTAAACGAATGCGGTCTAAATGCTCAAGATGATATCTATATTCTTCTATTGTAGCTATAATTTGCATAACATTTGTATAAGAATATTTAGTTTGAT
Proteins encoded in this region:
- the sgtB gene encoding monofunctional peptidoglycan glycosyltransferase SgtB, with translation MKRIEKYADSYHKQRYDIRKPHYNTYYQPVGKPPKKKRSKRVLLKVTMAILIIIALFVGAMYFLSSRANVDDLKTIENKSDFVSVDDMPEYVKGAFVSMEDGRFYKHHGFDLKGTTRALFSTISDRDVQGGSTITQQVVKNCYYDNERSFTRKIKELFVAHKVERQYNKNQILSFYMNNIYYGDDQYTIEGAANHYFGATVNKNNSNMNQISVLQSAILASKVNAPSVYDVNDMSNNFINRVKINLEKMKQQDYITDAQYKESMSQLGN
- the recX gene encoding recombination regulator RecX codes for the protein MPKVTKIEVQKNNKERFNLYLDGKFEMGIDINTLVQFNLKKDQLLEEVDMQKIQEFDLYRRGVNMAIQYLSYKKRTEKEVRQYLEKYEMNLNVIQQVIDFCYKEKLIDHEDYAESLKNTMINTTEKGPEIYKQKLYQLGIEPTVIDNYTQLYEQQQPLDDVIKVGKKILKLKKGHEIKVKQKVTQSLLRKGYTLDAIQIVMNELDFFQDEETLDNLLQRDLEKVYNKNCRKYDGNKLIMKTIEALMRKGYKYDKIKSKLEESGISDGTEENE
- a CDS encoding ATP-binding cassette domain-containing protein, which encodes MGSSIVLKLLKVTHYYRNKKSKKWYQPFGYDAEDINLNNISLHIYQGEALGIIGEPGSSKTLIGRILSGAVKPDKGKVICSDNLYYGDIEDKYVNHQTVQSYINDVVQLFPYQVSEHKAEQIIQWAHLGNQLQHKISSLSNNEYAQLLLSIVRTSQSAIIVLNHVLTYLDNTFFKRAIELSNDYIKENKTLVLIDDDIDKISETSNYITWVSHGQIRKEGSLNQVLPMFREHEKDRLSLISTSEIENFDYDWKKNRSCTPEMTYNFKRIERYNHAKPPVFLVRFWTLSVSFLIGLALMGILFFNDLGRIRIDDNNTQASIQNQSKDPYEDKLAYGLALNGSVTLSGSKNVKLPKYSLMTITGENSKKYRIEMDHKMYGIEKNELFYFNPAGLYESHSFKKLSPYIKTNYSTYVEYFNSHLHKEHDKVTKTLVPSKDSRNVVPITQQPIKMIFGDEDKLTGFVIPIENKTELKKKYHIKKDIWITKSGSGYFIADMKDDKWIYIEL
- a CDS encoding metal-dependent hydrolase, translating into MDTATHIVISVSLTALATTDPGMAGSFAATATTLIAGSLIPDGDTVLKLKDNATYISHHRGITHSIPFTILWPILITFLIFVIFNHTDPLHVWLWAQLAVFLHVFVDIFNSYGTQALRPITNKWIQLSVINTFDPIIFIILCIGVILWIIGVHPYVAIFPMIGVLLIYYIIRFMMQSAIKKKALKNIERSHNPVKVFVAPTMKFHIWRVAIQTDKHDYVGVSRWKNIDFTDKVKRQSMTPDSLLWKVKGNKDIFTFLNFSSIYRWQTTPLEDGTTEIRLMDLRYLNKGHYSFVAIAHLTHDNEIDHSYIGWVFSEDKLQRKLFSQ
- the mutY gene encoding A/G-specific adenine glycosylase; this translates as MYQEPSFKKNIVDWFDKNQRDMPWRETTNPYYIWLSEVMLQQTQVNTVVDYYHKFITRFPSIKSLSDANEDDVLKYWEGLGYYSRVRNFHTAIKEVNHKHGGEVPTDPEIFKKLKGVGPYTLAAVMSIAFNHPLATVDGNVFRVWSRLNNDFRDTKLQTTRKAYETELKPYVQDNSGTFNQAMMELGALICTPKSPLCLFCPVQDHCEAFHNRTTQELPVKTKNIKKRTLNQKVFLIRNDEGKYLLEKRKDKLLNGMWQFPMREASVADNKITKDIGIKIETIKTPIFELRHQFTHMTWNIKVYSVPNSINLSNRLLPDNYTWFDLDDREQYTFPVSMDKIYQFIVG
- the ntdP gene encoding nucleoside tri-diphosphate phosphatase: MVEESIPKEGETIKIQSYKHDGNIHRVWSETTILKGTDHVIIGGNDHTLVTESDGRTWITREPAIVYFHSEYWFNVICMFREDGIYYYCNLSSPFVCDEEALKYIDYDLDIKAYPNGKYHLLDEDEYEQHMDQMNYPHDIDVILRRNVDILQQWIEQKKGPFAPDFIKVWKQRYKKIRNY